CAATGCAAATAACTGGATGCCTGAGGGAACCACAAATTTAGTCAATATGCGCGAAACATTTGGTTGTGACCATATTTTCTTTACTCCCAGTATTAGTCTGCTGAAACGCTTAAACAGGCTTTGCTATAGAATGATGGGCGATATGAATTGGCATGCTCATTGTGGAATCCAAACCTATCCCTATATCGTGGCCGTTCAACATAATGTTTCGTTGCTGATCGATGGCGAACATGGTTTTATGGATCTGGGAGGGATGCATTCATATAGCGATTATGTTGAACTCACTCAAAGATTTAGACTTGAACATGTACAGCGAGGCTATGATTGGTATGATATGATCGATGATGAGCGTGATAAGATCCAGAAGCAGGAAATGATATCATATATGTTTCCCTCAGATGCGGCTATCAAACGAGTCGGTGTACGCGGCATATATTTGGGAAATTATATCAAGTGGTCAGGTAATAATAACGCCGCAATTGCCAAGACCTATGGGTGGCAAGAGGCTGATGCTGAATTTGAGAGGACCTATCGCAAAATATCAAATCTGGATGACATGCATGAGAATGGTATTCATGATTATATGAAGTATATCAAATTTGGATATGGCAGGGCTACAGACCATG
This region of Candidatus Neomarinimicrobiota bacterium genomic DNA includes:
- a CDS encoding N-acetyl sugar amidotransferase encodes the protein MKLGKVKYCKKCVIPSSSAIPVEFNDEGICSGCLTSQQIDTVDWVRREQQLKRLLDQYRSKDGTNYDCIIPVSSGKDSYFQIHTIKNIYGMNPLLVTYNANNWMPEGTTNLVNMRETFGCDHIFFTPSISLLKRLNRLCYRMMGDMNWHAHCGIQTYPYIVAVQHNVSLLIDGEHGFMDLGGMHSYSDYVELTQRFRLEHVQRGYDWYDMIDDERDKIQKQEMISYMFPSDAAIKRVGVRGIYLGNYIKWSGNNNAAIAKTYGWQEADAEFERTYRKISNLDDMHENGIHDYMKYIKFGYGRATDHVCKDIREGRLSREQGIEIVKQRDSIKPKDLYRWLEYVDMSEEEFDQIADSFRDPSVWERDTQGKWVKDNIWD